The genome window TTTGTGCTAGTGGAGGGTAGACTATCGTCAGTGGAGGGTTTGCGAGATAAGGATTGAAACGGGGTGATCGCCTGTGGTTCGACGATCTGACTgcaacattttgattaaaaccgCCACCCATAACTTCGAATTAGTTTTGTATTTGTAGTGAATTATGAAGTGAGATGTGTAAATGTGGGAAAAGATGTATTCATAGAGACTGGAAAAATAGTCGTTTGAAACTAGCCATTGGAAAAGAGATGTTGGAATGGTAACCGTTTGAAAATATAATCagttaaaaataaattaattattatttttttattatcaaatatttaaactttaacaaataattaatatgtatttaatttataaatgaaaaatatattttattaatataagaaaattacaattatttttatatgatttataaatcaaatatataaatcgtaaatagtttaaataaaagaaaaagtaGATGATGAGGTGGATACAGATGTGAAGGTTTGGAATGGTTTATTGTTGGATGAAAAAGTGGGGTTTAAAATGGGGGTAGTTTGCCTATGGCATTATAGCCTAATGACATATTGGGGTGAGATAAAGCTTAGGGATCATTAGGTTATGGGTTCGATTCCTACAAGAGaggttttcccagatttattgtgTTTTTTCCTGAATTAATGTATATGCATTATTGCCTAATGGAGATGAATATGATCCGTATGGTTCCGCTGATGGCACAATAATACTCTAGTAATCCGTCAATAATCCAAATTCGTCGttcaaaaagaaaagaaatggTGGTAGTTTTGAGTAAAGTAAAATTCTAACCAGACAATTTGAAGATACTTTAACAAACACCAAACCAAAAAAGGCCGATAATAAAAATTAACCGATTTAGTTTACATAGGTTTGTCAATTATTTTCATGTAAACGGTTTTTCACTGATTTTGATGGACTACATTAGAATCATGATAAAATTGTCACAACAATAACCATTATTATGAGTAAACTTCCattttggtctctgtggtttgaccagttttgctactttagtccaaatctcaaatttATTACATCTGGgttcctgtggtttgcattttgttgccattttagtccaaatttcaaaaaccccattttttttactgttacaacctcctattttgtcctgtagtgcatgggcattttggtcattttgctttTTGGTTTACATTTTCTTTATTAACATCATccccaaataaataaataaatcataatcatcatcatccccaaataactgactctctctctcttttctctCTAAATCGATCAGATCCAGATCCACGATGCTCTCTAAATCGATCAGATCCAGATCcaccatcgtcatcgtcatcgtcatctcCAGCGTCGTCCCTACCGAAACTCAGATCcaccatcgtcatcgtcatctcCAGCGTCGTCCCTACCGAAACTCAGATCcaccatcgtcatcgtcatctcTGTGTTCCTCTCTATCTCTCTCAtgtttctctctctttctctttctagtggaatgttgTTTGAAGGAGATGGTGTTGTGatttaagagagagagagagagatgtgcgGTGGTTGCAGGGGGTGCGAGAGGGTGGTGGTGCTTGGCGTTGAGaggggggtggtggtggtggcaggtggtggtgctTGGTGAGATGGTGATGACGTGTCGTTTGTTGATTTATGCAAGGTTACTTGAATCTGTGTTGGATTGGTTTTTGTTACTTGAATCTGGTGGTTACTTGAATCTGTGCTTTTTAATCATTAACTTGAACCCCCTGCATCTGCTATGATTTATTGCTGTTGTTGTTCTGGCAGTGGCATTATTATTTATTAAGTTTGTTTCAAGGCTATGATGATCAGAGTATCAGAGTATTCTGGTGGTGGTTATGattttttttgagtaaactgcgAGGCTGTGATGATTTCACCTAATCCGAGTCAAAATTAGGTCAACATTTGAGATTTTCCGCAGCTTGGCGTGGCAGAATCAGAGGAGGGCAAGTGCGCTTGCAACCTCTGTTTGCAGCCATGGCGgttttgatttgttgttggagcctcgtttctttttacaaatcggtttttgattttcttgaagatgatgttcttgattttctggattttctgggttttgatgatgatgtttgatgatgttcttgaagatacagatctgagcctcgtttctttttacaaatcggttttgtttttgtgatggtttctggttttgttctgggttcttgattttcttgaagatgatgttcttgattttctgggttttgatgatgaagtttgacgatgttcttgattttctgggttttgatgatgaagtttgatgatgttcttgaagatagATGTTATTAATTACtgaaatgttataataaattaacatggaccaaaatgcccctgcactacaggacaaaataggaggttgtAACAGTtaaaaaaatggggtttttgaaatttggactaaaatggcaacaaaatgcaaaccacagggacccagatgtaataagtttgagatttggactaaagtggcaaaactggccaaaccacagggaccaaaatggcagtttactccattattattatatatattaatttcgaGGGACGAtggatgaatagtaactttatttttataacaatatatagttttattattttattatttaatatattatacagttgtgttttaacatccagattcatacagatgtgttttaacagcaagcagattcatacagctgtgttttagcattcagattcatacagttgtgttttaacagcaaacagattcatacagttgtgttttaatagcaagcagattgatacacttgtgttttagcattcagattcatacagttgtgttttaacagcaatcagattcataccctgtgttttaccatctttatattgtgggatctataaaaaaattgactttagccttgtaaactgttaaaacacagcaccaagaacatgctgataaattccAGTAATCTTATGAACAATGGAATGTGCGATGTAATGtgacatggaattttagttaatgaacacattgatttccagatttgaattcgaaaataataaaaattccgaaaatcatggaattttagttaatgaagatacattccaaaaataaaattaaaatgtgaaattacatgatagcccttctacttaaaatccctcaatgacacatgtccaattcttattccttcctagactttctaggaaaaatagattttccacccaactcctactctattattatatttacttttaataatataacttttttaaacatctatttcctttacctttttttaataactatttttttcctttttttaacatatattaatttatcgattaattttatacttctttaataaattacgtttataactttttttttctaaaaacttaagtacgtagttatgCTTGATTTCTTTAcctgacattccgttataagttttgttaaaatgaaattatactcaaaataaaatatttatttggtatcataaaacggtactttgataaactaaatcgttttaatggtttgactttctaaacgacatgctttattttcaaatcacgtttgttttacattatcatttgttcGGTTTCGACGCAACGCgcgatataaaaaaaaaactagtatcATAAAAAGTAGAAAGAGATAATACAATTTTGCTTGTTCCCCTCACAATCCTgtcgtcttcttcttcttcttccctctATGTTAAAACCAAAACCTAGATTCCAAGAGAAGACAAACGCAAATTCACCATCACAATCTTTGTTATCATCGTCATGTAATGTAATCATCAATGGAGCTTTGAAGCCACCATAAATAACTGTTTAATCATCCATATAACACATACATAGATAGATACATACAGAATTTTATCTCTATACATGAGGTGTAACAACCATTACACCGATCTCAGTAGTGCTATCGGCGTATGCCCTTCTTGTCTTCGAGAACGCTTATCGTCTCTAATCTCTGCTCAACAACATATTCAAAACTTCGCCGGCACTTTGGAGAAGAATCCGCCGGAAAACTGCCGCAAATCCGATCGTTCCGATGATGCTCGTCGTCTTTATTCTCCTGCTGTGCCACGTCATCACCATAGCCACTCCGATCAACTGTTTCACCGGACACCAGAGGTAAAACAAAAACATGCTACCGCCGGTCACAACGGCGGTGATTCGAAGAAGAAACGGAGTTTTATCCGGTTGATTTCGTTTACGAATCTATTCAGATCTAGAAATCGAAATCCAATCGATTCGGTTACAGATCCTAGGGTTTCGGATTCAACTTTCGGAAAATCATGCGCTCGTAATAACGCCACGTCGTCGTGGTTCTCGATCTCGAGCATCGTCTCCGGCGATCGTTACCGCCGGAAGAAAACCGTTAGTACCGATGAACCTACAACAACCAGTCCGGTACGGCGGAAGCACGGCGAAGATCGAGGAGTGTCACCGGTAAGAAATGCTGACGTCATCATCGGAACAGATGATGAAATACGGAACGCAACAAGCGGTTACGAATCAACAGAATCGTGGAGAAACACACCGCGGCGGACACCGGCGGTCCGGCGCGGTGGCAGCAGCGGACACGTGAGGAATATATCCGGTTTAACGTTTTGTTTGAGTCCGTTGGTTCGTGCAAGCCCTAACCTGCAATGGAACCAGAAAGGATTGCCGCCGGATGTGGTGTTGCCGGACGGCGGAGCTCCGGTGAAGGCTCACCTGTCTTATACCAAATCATTCTGTGCCAATAGATCACGGAAACTTGCTGATTTGGGGAGGGTTAATCCGAACCGTTGATTTTTATGATCGATGGATGTCGTTGTAATTATAAGATTAGAATTGAGTATAGTGTATAAATTACAGATTTGGCCTAGTTGCTTTATTGAATGATGATCTTTTTTAACATAGATAATATACATTTAATCTTTCTTGGCTGGGTGGTAATTGTTTTTCccgtgatagaattctatcactcgtTATAATATCCAAAACATCACCGTCACCACCAGTGATCACTCGTTAACTTTATCACGCGTGGTATTTTTCACGCGTTAATGTATTGTGAGTGATGGTATTATTGGGTGTTATTGAGTGTTGTGAGTAATGGGTATGTTGGGTGTTgtgtgttgtgagtgatgaccattgccactaaaaagGTTATGAGTGATGAAATAATGGTTGATGATATGGtgaaacttgattggatgttgtgagtgatgaaattttTGCAAGTGATAACCACCCCCTCCCCCCTTAGACTTTATCTAACCAATTGTACAAATGGTTATATTGTTATTGTGGTTCGAGCTTAAACATGGTTTTGTATCGAGTGTGTCCTTGATAATGAatgatttattttttaaaaatgtttgaTTATATTCTGAAACATCGTTTTATGTTGTCCCTCATACGTAAcgatcatttttattttgcatgCAAGAAGTTTATGGGTTACCTGAGAGGAGACACTGTAAAAGTTAATCCGTAATATAATTACTTTAACTGAATAACGTTCAAATGTAGTGTACTTTTATTAATAGTAAACAAGACGCCACAAAAAATGATTTAGACTATAGAGTGGGAGCCTGGAGAGGGGAGGGCAAGCCCTCCACGCCATCCACACCACCCTTAGGTGTTGCCCCATCCTAGGTGTGGAGATCTCCATGGTCGTTGCCCGCTCCTCTTCACCTTGACCCACTTTACTTTTTAGCCTATGTGCTCTTGTCCCCTTGCCTTTCATCACTCCTTCCCTTTTATGATGTGGAGAGCAAAGTCCCCAACTTTTACGTGACGTCTACGTGGCAGGGTTTGCCCTTATAACTCCATCCTATTAGGGATGCCTTTTTGACATATTCAGGCGTGCTggtatttctgctaagaaagaggcacccgttaatttcttaactgacccgttggaagggagatctaccctttGACCAGCCGACATTTTGGTCTTTGAatgggtaggaggaaaacatgtctgtgtggatctaacaggggtttcccTGCTTGTGGGCTTAGGGGGTAGTGTTTTCACGGTGAGTCAGgctgcttcgggtaaagtgaccaaacacgagaaagtgtgccttgacaaccagcacgtgtttatcccatttgctttttgatacttttggttttctgaCGCTAGAGGCTGTTGAcatacttagtcgagttcaaagggtcatgcatagtaatgttatgaccccgagatctatggacgtagtttttaaaagaattagttttgctattcaaaaaggggtagcagcgcagcttgttgcccgtttaccagctatctcgatgtaaattctcGTTTTCATtcttattcttatttttattctATTATTTAGTAATTCTTGATTGGTGGGGTCCGTTGCTCTTGTCGTCAGGTGTGGCCTTGCGCCACCCCGCCAACTCATCAAAAATAGTGCCCTCTGGCGCCCCACCCAACACCGAGCTCGTCATTGAAAGGGTGCTAAAGTCCTCTCGCCAGC of Helianthus annuus cultivar XRQ/B chromosome 1, HanXRQr2.0-SUNRISE, whole genome shotgun sequence contains these proteins:
- the LOC110928828 gene encoding uncharacterized protein LOC110928828, with amino-acid sequence MRCNNHYTDLSSAIGVCPSCLRERLSSLISAQQHIQNFAGTLEKNPPENCRKSDRSDDARRLYSPAVPRHHHSHSDQLFHRTPEVKQKHATAGHNGGDSKKKRSFIRLISFTNLFRSRNRNPIDSVTDPRVSDSTFGKSCARNNATSSWFSISSIVSGDRYRRKKTVSTDEPTTTSPVRRKHGEDRGVSPVRNADVIIGTDDEIRNATSGYESTESWRNTPRRTPAVRRGGSSGHVRNISGLTFCLSPLVRASPNLQWNQKGLPPDVVLPDGGAPVKAHLSYTKSFCANRSRKLADLGRVNPNR